Genomic window (Castor canadensis chromosome X, mCasCan1.hap1v2, whole genome shotgun sequence):
ACATGCAGGAAATCAACCTGTGGCTACAGCATAGAGCGAGTTAATTGGCATGGTAACCAGTGATCCTAAGTCTTATTAACTCTAATTCAGAGACTTCCCACCATCCCCCTGATTTTAAAATACTCTAGAATGTCTCCAGTTAGTTCAAGGAGTGCTGTGGCATTCCCTGcgatttaatttaattaaaaataaagacactaTCCAAAACTGCCTTCACTGGATCAATAGGTTAAAATAATCTGGAGCTCACCAAAGCTGTCAAGTTTGTATCAAAACTTGTTTTCAATCTATAAAAACTCTAAAGATACAGTCAgaggaataaaaaacaaatgtgcCATCCTTCATATTTGCAAATACTCCTACATACATCTACTAATAAGAGAGACGAACCAGATTAAGTGAAAATATAACCTGTGGTCACGGACAGAGCAAAGATAACTAACTAGTACATGGGCACTGAACATGCAGCTCCAGCCTCATGAGTACTGTTGTGAAACTAACCCAATGGActagctccaaaaaaaaaaactctccctCTTCCTATTCccatccctctttccctcctccctatGTGTGTACTGATTAGGAGATAAATTTAATCACCCCCTCCCCAGAATAGAAATGCTTTTATTCCTAATCAAATGGAACTATGTTTTTGCAACATATCTTTTATTCTCTCGGTATTTATGAGAAGAGACCACACCTGGCTCTTGCAATGGTCTTAATCAAGTGTCTGTGAGTCATTGTGTTGCCCGTGGCACTTCATTTTCCCCTCCCAGACCTCAGTTCACATCTGTGTGTATATGGTTTGCATTGAATAAGGTGATGGTCTTGCCAGTTCTACAATTCTGTGCATTTCTATTATTCTGTTACGCTCTCTTAAATAAAAGATGCTCTGCTTTACATTCTCCCttatgtgatgtttctcactatTCCATAGGGTAAATCACTTTGCTCCCAAACTTCAGCTGTCCCCTCTCTAACAATAATAGTCTCACTGTTTATTGAATGCAGAGTAACACAAGGAACTACGATGAGCATTTCATCTATGTCATCTAATCCTCATCTTAATTTTACAGGCTCACAGAGGTTAAATTGATTGCTCAGTTCATGTCTGATAGAGTTGGGATTAAAACCAGAGCCTGTGCACATAACAAAAATACACACTGCTATTGTATTTATACACAGGTAATTATACAGTTGCTCACTCTGCAAAAGTATGGATTTCACCTCTAAATCCAAACTATATTTGCATGAGTAGTGGTTAATACATACCTGCTTTCGGGCATGGCTTTGCTCCTCAGTAGGTATGTTCAAAGTGCTTTTGTACAGAGTCCTAGCAATCAAAGAATAATAGACAGAGATAATCGAGAGTGGGATAATGTAGAACACTAAGAAACACAACAGAGAATGGATTTCTTGCAGAAGCCTCTCAGAGACAGGATAGGAGGCACACGATTCAAATGTCATATTCTTGTTAGGATCTCGAAAAGTATATACATTTGAGAATATAGCCTCTGGCAGAGCAAATATCATAGACACGATCCAGATGCAGCCAGCTTTTGCACAAGTCTTCAGGATGGCATTGGGGGGCTGTCGCTCAAGCGGCTTCACAACGGCTTTATATCTAGAAACACATAATCAGAGGCAAAGGTCAAAATTCACAGGCACATTTCGCAATTTTAGGATTGGAGTTATCGTAGTAGTCATCCAGTTCTACCCCTTATCTATTTCTATATAACCAAGTCAATATTAACCAAGTAGAATTGGTTATGGCTTCAAAGACATATAAGACACCCCAGGATTTTCATTTAGGCTAATCAGTTTTCCTTTATTCACTCCTGTGAGATATTCCAGATTtgtcattttataattatatacagACCCTCTCTTTTTATGTGCAACCAAGAGTAATTCACTTCCTATGTATTACCTTAAGTATTCTAAAAGAGTACTTTTTGTATAAGTGACTCACGTTAAACCAAATTAATTCTCCTCTTCTCATGAGTGAGCAGTCTTTGACCTTCCTAGAAAAGAATTCCAGGGATTTACAGCGATAAAGATGAGAGGGTTAATTTCTTCCCCATTCAGAAGCACTACTTTGTTGCCCAAGCTGATCAATCAGTGGGGAGATTTAAGGCAAGCCAAGGGTGAAATTGGAAGCCTTGTGCCAGTGCAAAGATGCCTCCTCAGTCAGACAAATCCACCTTAAAGTCTATAACCTTTACAGAAGTCTGCACTCAGGTAGAATATATGACCAttcaaagaaaaatcagaaaaagacacAAGGAAAGCTTTTCCCCCTTGTCAGATTCCAAAATCTGTAGAAGAAGCTATTCCTTTTGGCACTGCCAGTCATTGATTACTTACAGACTTCCTGCAGGCTTTTTAAAACATCACTTTTAACATTTGGAACctcaattttttcatgttttcacagTTATCCTTCTACAATAGGAACACAGAAAAACACAGTACTTAGACTGAAAACATCCTAACACAGTCCAAACACCCTGACGGCGAGAGGTTTTCGTACTCTATCCATACAGCTCTAAAAGTCAATCAgggttaatttatttttctggaaaCCATAATGTCACTGAATTCCTATAGAGAAAACAAATAGAATTAACAAACTGATGACATTACACTGAGTTGCCAGGGAGCTGAAAACCTTACTGTTTTTCAGTCATTAGCTAATTtgataaatttcaaataaattaggTGCATGCTATCTCTTTACCATCCTTCCGATATACAGTAATGCATGGGTGGTCAATTTCACACCTATGCCGATATTTTATGTTGACTATATTGTGCCACTAGGCTGCACTAATGTATAaagcatgggtttttttttttttttacacctgCAGCAATTTGCCTTACTTAATAAgcaggaggaaaataaaaacactgttCGGTATTCCTTCAAGCAAATAATtacatttcaaagaaaagaaatccccCCCAACAGCATACATTTTCAAGTACTTCCCAGTTGCTAGCAcaggaattttaatatttttacaccaactttttatttaaaatgccaCCGGATTTTCCAATCCTAGATCTAGGTTACCAAGCATGAGAAAAGCAGAAACGGTAGCCGGTAAAAGCTAAGTacaagcttttcttttctttttgcctaatttcaCCTCCCGGCAAatataacagagaaaagaaactcaCCTGTCAGCGCTGAGAATTGTTAATGTGAACACTGACACACCAACAGAAGTGAGCCGGATGAAAGAGAGCACCTTACAACCAATTCTTCCGAACAGCCATCCTTCTGCGAGGTAGTGGGTCGCATCCACCGGCACACATGTCAGCAGAAGTAAAAGGTCCCCGAAAGCCAGACtggtgatgaaaatatttggaACTGTTTGCATGGATTTGGTCTTGAAAAAGACTTTGATGAGAATAGCATTTCCAAGGATGCCCACCGAAATGATCACAGCATAAGTGATATAGATGGCACACAGTGCTTCTATTCCTGGAGAGTTGTCCCCGGTCTGTCCTTTATTTGTGGTTTCGTTGGAAACCACAGAGCTTGATGATTCTGTGTCATTTGTGATTGAAATTAAAGTCTGATTAGGTGACTGAGGCTGCCTTAGAGACATTTCTCCTGGAGACTGTGCCTTCAATATTTCTCCTGCTCAGTTCAAATGTAGTTGATTGTCACGTCTAGTGCCTACGTCTAGTAATGAGGTGGTGTTAGGAGAACAGAGCACaacagaatggaaagaaaatccAAGACATCAGGATACTCCTTTCCTACGGTTGTTCTGTGTCTCCCAGCATGCTTGGCTAAGCGCTTACCGATCTGGCACTCGAGAGTGGGAGGTGGAGGATGGAGGAGTCTTACTGGTTTTCCTATGACATAagaggagggagggggctggggaaaTGCTCTGCAGTTGCTTGTTCTCCCCTAATGAGGACTCCTTGAATAATTAGACTCATTAAGTGATCTTAGTGTTTATTAGCATCACCCTGTCTTCGTGTCTACCCACCATGGTCTGTAGAGATTTTGGTGATTTTCTCCTAAAAATACCTCATTTACCCCTCTACAGTCACTGGGTAGTCTAATGCACTTCCTTTTACATGACAAATAAGAGTAGTTGTCCCCTGAAAGCACTGACTTGAACCCACTCCTCAAGATTTAATATCATGGCAGTGCTGAAGTAACAAATCATTCATACCTTGACAGGGCTTATGCCACCTCCAAGAAGCAATAATTCAGGTGACCTGGGCTTCATACTAGCTCCGACACATGGTAATTACCAATTTTGCATATTCCTGGGGCTACACTGTGCCATATCAAAGTAAcctttaagaaatgaaaaatctaGACAAACTGCCAGCTCTTTTGTCTTTAAATGctctaataaaaacaattttcccATTTGACTATTTTAATATTGCAtatttggggtggggggtggaagcTCTTTAGGGATTTTCTCTCTAGAAACGGTTAAAATGAAACTTCCTtatcccaaaacaaaataaaccataaCAATGCCAGTTGAGTTCCTGACACAAAAGGACctgtaaaaatgaaaatcattatttCCAGAGGAGATTACTCCAGAGATGAGGGGCCTGGCCATTGTGTTTACATCAACTGAAGGAAGTAAAAAGTTAAAGCTATCACCTTAGTGCTAGCAAACaaagctcattttaaaaataaaaaatgggggGTGAGAATGGGAGACCAGCAGTTTGAAGGCACCTAAGAAGTATTCTCTGAAATTTATCAGATTCAATGGATCCTCTCTCAGCTAGGAAAAACTTTGCATGGAAGGTCTTTATACGCATAACCATATTAGAAATCAGTCTGGGAAGTAAAATAGAAACAGTAACATATTTGGCTAGCTGATGACCAGCGGAAGCAAATGAAGGCTGCTCGTTAGGCCAACAGAACAGGTGCAATAAATTCTACAGAGAACTTGAAGTGGAAGAATTGCATCAAATGCCTGGTTCATTTGAGCCCTCCACACCACACCCATCCTCTACTCTTTATGAAATTATCTCCACTGCTTGGAGTTACTCAGCTAAATACATGCTTTGGataggaatggggagggggagtgTTTTCATAAACCCCAATCCTGAAGCTTTTAAGTATATGCACTTGAGTCATTTCATACAATGGACTGACTCTTTAAAATCATTTCTATTGCTGGGtgagatggctcacacctgtaatcctagctactcaggagacagagattgagaagatcacGGTTCACTGCCAACCTGGacagaaagttcatgagacccaatctgaacCAATGGCTGTTTGTGATGGGcgtgcctatcatctcagctacatgaagaagcacaaataggaggatcttgtctaggctggcccaggcataaagctagaccctatctcaaaaataactaacccCAAAATGGCTGACAGAGTAGCACAAGTGCGAGGCTGTGATTTCAATCTCCAGTATattaccaccaaaaccaaaaatcatccctacaaaaaataaaaggggcTCTTCAGTTCACATCTCTTTCTCACCTAATGATGAGGTCACTCCAGGATTTCCATGTATCATTTGGCAAAGATAGTGGTATCTCCCATACCACTATCTGACCTCTACACAGCACTGCTCTGTAAGAAGCatgaaatttctgaaattatCTGAATTCCCAAGATCTCAGTCATGCTTTCAGCAGGTGCAGCCATCAGCGTCCTCTGCCTTCTTACTCTGTCTTCTGGTCAAGAGAAGTCAGGAGACAGTAGCAGTATTGGAATGGTGCTGGAGAGATGGGATCTTAGAATTCCAGATTCCCAGAATATCAGAGATGGAAGTGACCTTAGAGATGATGaaatcaaatgctttcatttgCAGAGACAGAAATGAGGTCCAAGGGGGGAAGTAGCTCATCCAAGGTCTTGAAAGTACTTGGTAGCAGAACTGAGATGAAACTGATTCTTTCTGGCTTGCAAAAAGGTAAAAATCATTGACAGGAGCTGAAAAACACTCAGTTCCTGCCAGCAAGccatattttctcatttggcaTCGTAGACTTAGGTTTTCTGCATATTCTGTTAACCCAAGAATAAGAGATTTCCAAGCTAACCAGCAATTCATGATATTCATCTGTTTTTATATCTGCTCTTCATCTAGTTAATCATTTTTAACAGGCGCTTCAGGGCATTGGCCTATACAAAATGATGAAATCACCTTTTGTGTTTAGTGCATAATTGGTCAATATTGTCATCCAAGATTTTCAAAACCAACTACTTGGTTATAGACTAAGCAGTTGAAATATAATCCTAATGAAGCTTTTAACTCAAAGGAAGTATTGGACATTGAACACATCAATCACTAATTTTCTGAAATCGGATTCCCTGGTTCAGCCCAATTCAGttactgtaaaatattttttaaatgtccaagGTGTTTGGGAACTAAGAGTGCTGAAGAAC
Coding sequences:
- the Brs3 gene encoding bombesin receptor subtype-3; amino-acid sequence: MSLRQPQSPNQTLISITNDTESSSSVVSNETTNKGQTGDNSPGIEALCAIYITYAVIISVGILGNAILIKVFFKTKSMQTVPNIFITSLAFGDLLLLLTCVPVDATHYLAEGWLFGRIGCKVLSFIRLTSVGVSVFTLTILSADRYKAVVKPLERQPPNAILKTCAKAGCIWIVSMIFALPEAIFSNVYTFRDPNKNMTFESCASYPVSERLLQEIHSLLCFLVFYIIPLSIISVYYSLIARTLYKSTLNIPTEEQSHARKQIESRKRIAKTVLVLVALFALCWLPNHLLYLYHSFTYQSYTDPSAIHFIVTIFSRVLAFSNSCVNPFALYWLSKTFQKHFKAQLFCCKAGLPEPPLADTPLNNLAVMGRVPGTASTQMSEISVTLFTGCNVKKEEDRV